AAACTTCTCCCGCCGATTTCTCGCGGGCTTTGTTCACACTGCCGATTCGGAGCGAAAGGGTCGCGGTTTTCGTATCGCTGATCTTGGCGGCTCGCGCGGTGATGGACGGGAGCGATTTCTCGAGCAGCGAAACGGCGCCGAGCGGCAGCATCATCCATTTTTGACCGCAGGTTTGCTGCGGCGTCACCGTTTGCCCCCCGGCCGCTCGCAAATGTTCGTGCAGAGGACTCAGCAGCGGCGCATCAACACGAATATTCCCGCGATCACTCTCCAGCACATCGCTACAAACACGGGCGAGGAGCTGTTCAGCCGCTTCGGCATAGCCAGGGAGCACGAGATGCTCGACAAGTCGACCTTCGCGAGCAAAGGCATAGCCCACGATCTTTTCGCTACCGAGCGCATTGCCAGCTTTCGGATCGCGCACCGCAGCAACGAGCATCGAATCGCAGGCCCCTTTTCCAAGGAGCCAATCCCAGTACTCATCGCTCCGCACAGGCCAGCCCCGCATCGTGGGAGCAGCGGAAGCGTAGAGCTCGCGGAGCGAAACGTAATCGATACGTCGAAGAGGCCGGACCACCACCGGAATGTTGCGTGTCGGGGTGCGACCATGAGTAAAGGTGATCGGCGCATCTTCGTCGTCGGCAAACAGTTCTTTCTGATTGCTGCTCGACCACAGCGCGAGCTTCGCGAGGACTTGCCGGGCGTCGGCCAAGCTCGACCACTGCAGCGAAGCCTCTTGCCAGCGGAGTGCCGAGAAGAGCTGGGGGAACTTGGTCCGCGCCAGCAGTAGCGTGACACCTTGCTCGCGAGCCACATGCTGAGCTGCCGAAACAAGATGCCGGGCCAACCCACGTCGCTGCCAAGGGGCCGACGTCACGAGCTCCGACAGCATCATCGCGCGGACGCGCTGGCCATCGAACTCCAGTGTGCGTGGCACCAGCCGAAGGTGCGAGACGATTTCGCGACGATGACGAATCACCAGCCGCTCGGAAGGCTGATAGCCGGGTTCGTCGAGTTGGGCAGCGAACTCAGCCGTGGTAGGCGCATGAAACGCCGCCCGCAGAAGCTGATGAATTTCGATATGGTCGGCTGAACGTGCCGTTTCGACAGCGGGCCACGCAAGATCGGCGAGCGACGAATCGGTGACGATACCAGTTTGACCCTGCGGACCACGAATCGCATCGAGGCCACGTCCACCGACAAAGCCCGTGCCGGAAGGCTCGAGCACGCGGCTGGTGATCGGCCTGGCATCGGCGTCGGTGGTGGTGATCGACGTTTCGATGAATTTCGGACGGGACGTGCGCGAACGATTCACCGACGTGGTTGCAGCTGCTCGCGATGAAGCGGCACGGCGAACGGAGCGTTTGGCAACGGGCGGAGGACTAGCCTGCGAGGAGGCAGTCAACGATTTTGTCGATGGCTGCTCGACCTGCGGCTCAGCGACTGATTGCCGCGCCGGCGATTGAGTTGCGATCGAACGTGAAGTCAAGTCTTGCGACTGCCGCTGGTCGGTCACCGAAGCATGTGGCATCGGGCGACTCCTTCCGACTGAAAGATTCGATCCATCGGTGGATGCAGTGGGAGAGGACCGCACCAAACTCTTCACAAACTACGAAAGTCTTTTGCAAAAGTCCAGTAGGACTTCCTGCAATATTGTTGAAGGAAAGATGACGAACGAATACTCGCGCGATTTCCAGACCTTACTCTCCTTGAGCGCGTGCACCAACTGACTCCGCTCCTGGGCGAGCTGACGTTCGTGCGGCGCAAGCCCAGCCGCGAGCGAGTGATTAAGTTGCACCAGCTTCTCGTGCCACGTTCGGTTCCAGCCCGCCGCCAGTCCCGCCTCAAGCACCATCATTTTCTTGCGTGCAAGCGCTGTCAGTTCAGCCGACTCTGGTGGTGCCTCGCGCCCCGGCAGAAGAACAAAACGTTCGCCGCGGTAGTGGATTTCCCGCATCAAGTTCGTCAGACTCGCAATCGACTGACTGATCTTCGCCGGTGATTCGATGTCGCGAGCGACCGGCAAATGCGTCGTTGCTGTGCAGGTGAGATAGGCCGGTGGATCGAGCCGCAAATAGCGCCGCACCAGGGCGTCGGTGAGCTCGTCGTACTTCGCGCCCCCAATGCCGTGCAGGAACAAATCCGAGAGACAGATCCGCGCGAACATGGTGGTCACCAAGGCTCGTGGACGAATCTTGATGCCCCGCGCTTCGAGCAACTTCCAAGCAGAAATCGACGCTGAATAATTTTCTCGCTCAAGGGGAAGAATTTCACGAATCGATGCGCGATCGCTAAGCTCGATCCCAGATGCGGTGCGCCGCATGAAGAGTCGGCGTCGAAGCGGCGCTGCCGATGTCCAAATCCAGAAAGGTGTTTCGAGCCAATCGCCATCGACCACCAAATCGGGAACCGGATGCGAGCGACTACGAATCCGGTTGGCCTTGCGGTATTCCGCGAGCGAACGGTTGTAGACGTTTTGAAAGGACTCGATCGACGTCAGGATCAGAAGCGCGAACTCGCGAAAGGAATCGAAGTTTGCGACCACACTGAGTGGCAGTTCGAGCGTCTCGAGGCCGAGATCTTGCTCGAAGCGATGGCGCGCCTCGGCCAAAATCAGCCCCAGCCGACCATCGACACCCGCGCGATCGGCAGCCGCCATCGCGTAGGGCCAAAGGCGATGGACAATCGCGTCGTCAGCCTGCTGAGGCAGCAGTGGAGCGAGCAGATCTCCAGTGCGGGACGCGAAACTATCGAAGAGTTGGCGATCTTGCAGACGACGCTCTTCAAACGGAATCTCGGTCGACGGCGTATCGATCGGAACTTGAGCGACAGTCACATCGTGCTGGGGAGGCACATCAGGTGCTGCGTCGCTGCTGGTCTCGCGCGGAACAGCAATCGAGGCACTCCGCAGCGTGTCGTTGTCGACCACCAGGTTAATCGCGATTCCGCCAGTCAGCTTCCCGAGCGTGCTGAGGGCGAAATTTTTCAGCCAGACACCTGGATGAAACAAGTTCGGCTGATGTCCCGACAACAAGATTGGTGCCGTGTTCCCATCGGGAAGAGTCGCCACGCTGCGATAGACGCTCGTGTAAGCCACAGCTTGATCGACCAGCTCAGATCGCGCCTCGCGCGCAAGACGCACCAACTGCTGATGGAGCGCGTCACCCGAGGCTTCAAGCGCTTTCCATTTTTCGCGATTGGCGGCTAGTAGCGCCGTCGCTTGTTCCGCTGGCGGGTCGAACAGCACGCTTCGATCTTCGCGCGGCGCACGGAGCTGTCGATGTCGAATCGGGATCTCGAGCATCAGATCGCTGGCGCCACTCGGTTTCATACGCGTCGGAAACTCGCTCACAAACAGGCGCTAACTAGTGGGGGAGCAGGGACCAAGCGTGCCTGATCGATTGCCAGCTTCGCAGCTCGATCTACTCTGCCGTGCAAACGTTCCCCATGCAGAACGAGTTGCGAACACTCGGCGCTGCCATCGCGCGATCGAGCGTCAGATGATAATACTGCAAACGGGTTTGGGCGTCGTCGAGCACACCACCGAACGAGCGTTTCTCGTCGAGGTAAATCAGCGGCACAGGAAGTTCGATCACGCTGAGCCCCGCAGCAGCGACTTGCACCCAAACTTCGAGCGGCATCGCATAGCCCGCCTCTTGAATATCGAGCTTCTCGAGGGACGAGACGCGGTAGCACTTGAAACCGCAGAAGGCGTCGGTCAGTTTCAGCCCGAGCCGATTGTTCAGTTCAGCGGTCACTTGCTCGTTGATCCGGCGGCGCTGCTCGGGTGGGGGCGTATCCCCGGCAAACTGCCGGAGGTAACGACTTCCCGAAACGATATCGACCCCGGGGACGCAGCTCTCGAAGAAGAGAGGAATTCGCTTTGGTTCGTGCTGACCATCGCAGTCGATGGTGACGAGCATCTCAAAACCATGCTGCTTGGCATAGGCAAAGGCTGTCAGGAGCGCTGCACCATAGCCTTTGTTTTCGTCGTGCTTGGCGATGCGGATATCGGTGCGGCTGGCGAGCAGTTCGCTCGTGCCGTCGGTCGAGCCATCGTCGACCACCAGGACTTCTTTACAGTAGCGCTTCACCTCGTCGAGTACGCCACTGACGTACTTCACTTCGTTGTAGACCGGAAGTGCGGTGAGCCAGCGGGGAGACGACATCCTGGGATTCCTTGACCAGTGGGAGCGAGAGCGAAAGCCGGACCGGTCGCAGGGGGTGCGAAATGGTCGTAAACCGACTTTCGCATTCTAGGCACCCAAGGAGGTGAGTCAAACTTCTGTCCTGCCCAGGAGGGGAATAGTTGCGAGACAAAGTCGCTTAGCTGCTCGGGATATAGCGACAGGACCAGTAGCAGCGGACAGCTGGCCGACTGGCGAGGTCGATCTAGGCCACCCCTAACGACCTTCAATTCGGGGAACCAGCCCCTTGTGGCCGAGCTTTTTCTCTCTTGACGCGAGGTGGGGATTTCAGGGATGTTTCCGTCCCAGCGTGCCTACGAGGGGCGGGAAGCGACGGATGCTTCTTGCACGGCGTGAAAACTCCAAGGAAGTGAGTTGCGAGATGAAACGGTGTTTTGTGCTTGCTTTGGTAGCGGGCTATTTGGTGATGACGGTCGGTTGTGGTGGGGGTGCAAGCACCACCGAAACGAATCCTCAGGACAATGCCAGCCCTACCGGAGCTGAAGTGGCTCAGCAGGCTCCGAAAGAGCCGGTTGCTGTGGCTGCCGATGCAACGCCCGATCAGGTGATCTCGGTATTCCTCGATGCCTTGCGTGTCGGCGACTCGGCCACCACCGCCAACTTGCTCACCAGCAAAGCGCGGGAAGAGACGGCTAAACACAATATTGCTGTCGACCCCCAGAGTGCTCCCGGCGCTAAGTATTCCGTAGCTCCAGCCGAGTTCTTGGCCGACAATCCTCACGGCGCTCATGTCCGGAGCAGCTGGACCGAGACCTACCAAGATGGCACCGTGAACTACGACATCGTGTGGGTGATGCGTCGTCAGAAAGAAGGCTGGCGCATTGCGGGCATGGCGCTCGAACTCGTGCCAGGCCAAGAGCCAGCGTTCCTGAACTTTGAAGATCCGACCGACATGCTCGCCAAGCGCGATGCCGCCATCGCCGCCCAAATGCCTGCGGAAAATCAGGCCCAGCCAGGAGCTGTCGGGGCGGAAGGTCAACCTGCTCAAAACCCGGCTGGCCAGGCTCAGCCTTTGAATCAGGCCGACTTCACCGGTCAACCTGGCGTCGGTCCGATCGGCAGCGACCCCGCTGCACCGGGCCAATTCCAGCAACCACCTGCCGAGTTCCCACCGCTGCAAGCGACCCCAGGCACTCCCGGCAACACAGCCACGCGCTAGTGCATCGCCTCGCCGCGACTACTGTCTATCCAGATAAGTAGTAATTTCGCTCGCGACGCGCTGCATTTCATAGAACTGAATCAACCACGATCCCTGTCGATGCAAGTCGGCGGGGATCGTTCGTTTTCTTGGCTGCCAGCAACCCAAATCGCTCAGAAAGGTGGCTGGCTGCGAACTTTGGGGCATCCGGGACGTAAAAACCAGATCGCTGGTCGCCAGACGGACGCCGAGGCCCGGCTTACTTGGGGAAAAAATCTTGAAAGCGTGGATTCTCGGAGCGGCTGCTAGCAGTGCGGTCTGAGAGTTTGGGTAGGCGAGTCGGTTCTCGCTTGGGGAATCCCTACTGGCGATCTGGACAATTTTCGAAGAACTTTTCCGCTATTCTTTTGGGACTTAGGACCGCACGTGCGCTGGCCGCTCGAACTGCAACTGTTTTGTTGGCGGTTACTTAGAGCGACATCTACAGGCGTCAATGGGCGGTTAATGCGGGAAACTGCCGGGCAGCCTAGGGAAACTAGACAAACGCTGCCGATGGAGTAGAGTTAGTCCGAACACAGCGCATCCCCCCCACAGTCAAAAGCATTCCCATTTTATGCATTTTGACTCCTGCGGCTTGACAGAGGGTGCACCCGTGTTAATGTAACGACCTAATCTGCTAGATCACTACATCCTTCGCAACCGTCAAAAGTTGACACAACAGGGATTTGGGATGTGGGCCGTTTAGCAGATTGCTTTGTTTTGCTTCGCAAGTTCATCAGCCGTCACGATGCGAGGCCCCCCTTTGGTTTGGACGGCTAGTGAACTCAGTGTTCGCTTACGGTACCTGTAAGTCATTTGGTTTTTTTGGAGGATTCGAGGATGAACCGCATTGTAGTTTTGGGCGTTGCCATTTTCTTCGCCCTCGTGGGTGTTGCTCTCGTCGGTGGCGAAAAGAAGGCTTCGGCCGCTCTTGGTTGCCACGGTTGCAGCAGCTGCGACGCTTCGGCTTGCAGCGACAGCTGCTCGTGCTCGTGCCGTGGTAAGCTCTTCAAGGGCCGTTGCCACCGTAGCTGCAAGTGCAGCAGCTCGTGCAGTGATTCGTGCAGCAGCAGCTGCAGCGACTCGTGCAGCAGCAGCTGCTCGTGCTCGTGCCGTGGCAAGCTCTTCAAGGGCCGTTGCCACCGTAGCTGCAAGTGCAGCTCGGCTTGCGATTGCTCGGCTCCAGCTTGCAGCGGTTGCGAAGGCGCCGCAGCAGCTCCAGCCGCTGAAGCCCCAGCCGAACCAGCTCCAGCTGCTGAAGCTGCCAAGTAATTTAAGTTGCTAAAACGCCCAGGCGCGGGGCCGCTTCCCCTGTTGGCGGCTGGCGGCCTCGATCGGCGCGAATGCAATCACGAAGGACCGGACGTTCCGCATGGGATGCCCGGTCCTTTCCTTTTCTTGACCCGCTGCGGGCCGCCTGCTTGGCGCCCCAGCTTGCAGTCCATTTCCACTTACTCCACGTCTGCCGATTAACTGGCCCCCCTTCGAAACCTTCGTGAAGAG
This window of the Pirellula staleyi DSM 6068 genome carries:
- a CDS encoding GNAT family N-acetyltransferase; translated protein: MPHASVTDQRQSQDLTSRSIATQSPARQSVAEPQVEQPSTKSLTASSQASPPPVAKRSVRRAASSRAAATTSVNRSRTSRPKFIETSITTTDADARPITSRVLEPSGTGFVGGRGLDAIRGPQGQTGIVTDSSLADLAWPAVETARSADHIEIHQLLRAAFHAPTTAEFAAQLDEPGYQPSERLVIRHRREIVSHLRLVPRTLEFDGQRVRAMMLSELVTSAPWQRRGLARHLVSAAQHVAREQGVTLLLARTKFPQLFSALRWQEASLQWSSLADARQVLAKLALWSSSNQKELFADDEDAPITFTHGRTPTRNIPVVVRPLRRIDYVSLRELYASAAPTMRGWPVRSDEYWDWLLGKGACDSMLVAAVRDPKAGNALGSEKIVGYAFAREGRLVEHLVLPGYAEAAEQLLARVCSDVLESDRGNIRVDAPLLSPLHEHLRAAGGQTVTPQQTCGQKWMMLPLGAVSLLEKSLPSITARAAKISDTKTATLSLRIGSVNKAREKSAGEVSLRAPQKQFRLQLYRSGVKLVEAAATSPSITLSETCLGMLLLGQWSVESAIARGELDASSAAAAKLAETLFPSQLWHIPPLDDLLG
- a CDS encoding glycosyltransferase family 2 protein, translated to MSSPRWLTALPVYNEVKYVSGVLDEVKRYCKEVLVVDDGSTDGTSELLASRTDIRIAKHDENKGYGAALLTAFAYAKQHGFEMLVTIDCDGQHEPKRIPLFFESCVPGVDIVSGSRYLRQFAGDTPPPEQRRRINEQVTAELNNRLGLKLTDAFCGFKCYRVSSLEKLDIQEAGYAMPLEVWVQVAAAGLSVIELPVPLIYLDEKRSFGGVLDDAQTRLQYYHLTLDRAMAAPSVRNSFCMGNVCTAE